One part of the Arabidopsis thaliana chromosome 4, partial sequence genome encodes these proteins:
- the NCED2 gene encoding nine-cis-epoxycarotenoid dioxygenase 2 (nine-cis-epoxycarotenoid dioxygenase 2 (NCED2); CONTAINS InterPro DOMAIN/s: Carotenoid oxygenase (InterPro:IPR004294); BEST Arabidopsis thaliana protein match is: nine-cis-epoxycarotenoid dioxygenase 5 (TAIR:AT1G30100.1); Has 1807 Blast hits to 1807 proteins in 277 species: Archae - 0; Bacteria - 0; Metazoa - 736; Fungi - 347; Plants - 385; Viruses - 0; Other Eukaryotes - 339 (source: NCBI BLink).) → MVSLLTMPMSGGIKTWPQAQIDLGFRPIKRQPKVIKCTVQIDVTELTKKRQLFTPRTTATPPQHNPLRLNIFQKAAAIAIDAAERALISHEQDSPLPKTADPRVQIAGNYSPVPESSVRRNLTVEGTIPDCIDGVYIRNGANPMFEPTAGHHLFDGDGMVHAVKITNGSASYACRFTKTERLVQEKRLGRPVFPKAIGELHGHSGIARLMLFYARGLCGLINNQNGVGVANAGLVYFNNRLLAMSEDDLPYQLKITQTGDLQTVGRYDFDGQLKSAMIAHPKLDPVTKELHALSYDVVKKPYLKYFRFSPDGVKSPELEIPLETPTMIHDFAITENFVVIPDQQVVFKLGEMISGKSPVVFDGEKVSRLGIMPKDATEASQIIWVNSPETFCFHLWNAWESPETEEIVVIGSCMSPADSIFNERDESLRSVLSEIRINLRTRKTTRRSLLVNEDVNLEIGMVNRNRLGRKTRFAFLAIAYPWPKVSGFAKVDLCTGEMKKYIYGGEKYGGEPFFLPGNSGNGEENEDDGYIFCHVHDEETKTSELQIINAVNLKLEATIKLPSRVPYGFHGTFVDSNELVDQL, encoded by the coding sequence aTGGTTTCTCTTCTTACAATGCCGATGAGTGGTGGTATTAAAACATGGCCTCAAGCCCAAAttgatttgggttttaggCCCATTAAAAGACAACCGAAGGTTATTAAATGCACGGTGCAGATCGACGTAACGGAATTAACCAAAAAACGCCAATTATTTACACCCAGAACCACCGCTACTCCGCCGCAGCATAATCCTCTCCGGCTAAACATCTTCCAGAAAGCGGCGGCGATTGCGATCGACGCGGCTGAGCGTGCATTAATCTCACACGAGCAAGATTCTCCACTTCCCAAAACCGCTGATCCACGTGTTCAGATTGCCGGGAATTATTCCCCGGTACCGGAATCTTCCGTCCGGCGAAACCTCACCGTCGAAGGAACAATCCCTGACTGCATTGACGGTGTTTATATCCGTAACGGCGCGAATCCGATGTTTGAGCCAACAGCTGGGCACCATTTATTCGACGGAGACGGAATGGTTCACGCAGTTAAAATAACCAACGGTTCAGCTAGCTACGCATGCCGGTTTACAAAAACCGAGAGATTGGTTCAGGAAAAACGATTGGGTCGACCAGTTTTCCCGAAAGCAATCGGCGAGCTTCACGGTCACTCGGGAATCGCACGTTTGATGCTGTTTTACGCACGTGGGCTTTGTGGTCTGATCAACAACCAAAACGGCGTCGGAGTAGCAAACGCCGGTTTGGTTTACTTTAATAACCGGCTTTTAGCTATGTCAGAAGACGATTTACCGTACCAATTAAAAATTACTCAAACCGGCGATCTCCAAACCGTTGGACGTTACGATTTCGACGGTCAGTTAAAATCCGCAATGATAGCTCACCCGAAACTGGACCCGGTTACGAAGGAGCTTCACGCGTTAAGCTACGACGTCGTTAAGAAACCTTACCTGAAATACTTCAGATTCTCGCCAGACGGCGTTAAATCGCCGGAATTGGAGATCCCGCTCGAAACTCCGACGATGATTCACGATTTCGCTATAACGGAGAATTTTGTGGTGATTCCTGATCAACAAGTCGTGTTCAAGCTCGGCGAGATGATTTCCGGTAAATCTCCGGTTGTTTTCGACGGAGAAAAGGTTTCCCGATTGGGGATAATGCCCAAGGACGCGACAGAAGCTTCTCAGATAATCTGGGTGAACTCTCCGGAGACGTTCTGTTTTCATCTCTGGAATGCATGGGAATCGCCGGAGACGGAGGAGATTGTGGTGATCGGATCGTGTATGTCGCCGGCGGATTCAATCTTCAACGAGAGAGACGAGAGCTTGAGAAGCGTTTTGTCGGAGATCAGGATAAACCTCAGAACACGTAAAACCACGCGTCGTTCGTTGTTGGTTAACGAGGATGTAAATTTAGAGATTGGTATGGTTAACCGGAACCGGTTAGGAAGAAAAACCCGGTTCGCGTTTTTGGCTATTGCTTATCCTTGGCCAAAAGTTTCCGGTTTCGCTAAGGTCGATCTTTGCACCGGTgagatgaaaaaatatatttacggCGGTGAGAAATATGGCGGCGAACCGTTTTTCTTGCCCGGCAACTCCGGTAACGGcgaagaaaatgaagatgacggttatatattttgtcaCGTTCATGacgaagaaacaaagacatcAGAGCTTCAGATTATTAACGCTGTTAATTTAAAGCTTGAAGCTACGATTAAACTACCGTCTAGAGTACCGTATGGGTTTCATGGCACATTTGTGGATTCGAATGAACTCGTTGatcaattataa